One Natrinema marinum genomic window carries:
- the yqeC gene encoding selenium cofactor biosynthesis protein YqeC, whose protein sequence is MDVLEALRADSGVVAVVGAGGKKTTLYALAARAAAERSRRAVVTATVRIPIFDREVESVTVTDDPVAACERTDAWPVGVVPEREGDRYLGYDPDVIDGLAAADAADLVLVKADGARTREFKAPNDREPQLPESADTVIPIASVEVVGNPLSSEHVHRPERVAAITGRDRGDAIRAVDVARVLASDRGGLKGVPDGATVIPLLNKVDDAERRAIAEEIAMELLERAPPVERVVLARMIDDEPVVAIREG, encoded by the coding sequence ATGGATGTCCTCGAGGCGCTCCGGGCCGACTCGGGCGTCGTCGCCGTCGTCGGTGCGGGCGGCAAGAAGACCACACTGTACGCACTGGCCGCGCGCGCCGCCGCCGAGCGCTCCCGACGGGCGGTCGTGACGGCGACGGTCCGAATTCCCATCTTCGATCGGGAGGTCGAATCGGTGACCGTGACCGACGACCCGGTCGCGGCCTGTGAGCGCACGGACGCGTGGCCCGTCGGCGTCGTCCCGGAGCGCGAAGGGGATCGGTATCTGGGCTACGACCCCGACGTAATCGACGGCCTCGCGGCGGCCGACGCCGCGGATCTCGTGCTCGTCAAAGCCGACGGCGCGCGGACGCGGGAGTTCAAGGCCCCGAACGACCGCGAGCCCCAGCTTCCGGAAAGCGCCGACACGGTGATCCCGATCGCGAGCGTCGAAGTCGTCGGCAACCCCCTCTCGAGCGAGCACGTCCACCGGCCGGAGCGGGTGGCAGCGATCACCGGACGCGATCGGGGCGACGCGATCCGAGCCGTCGACGTGGCTCGCGTGCTCGCGAGCGACCGCGGCGGGCTGAAGGGGGTGCCAGACGGCGCGACGGTCATCCCACTGCTCAACAAGGTCGACGACGCCGAGCGGCGGGCCATCGCCGAGGAGATCGCGATGGAACTGCTCGAGCGAGCGCCTCCCGTCGAGCGCGTCGTGCTGGCGCGGATGATCGACGACGAACCGGTCGTCGCCATCCGCGAGGGGTAG
- a CDS encoding PAS domain-containing sensor histidine kinase, with translation MSTRSNATGEVFWGDTDDEVALERYRTLVETIDDGIFQLGPDGTFVALNEKIAEMTGYSRSELRDEHVSLLLEAADVESIERELREYLSAEIDEIPTFEFAVRTADGETIPCELRLSTLTDGDEFRGTIGVARARTETTQPTTLESVRPSYESIADVLDEANIGVIVLGERLDIRWIDETIEEYLGLDRETVVGRNKRAVIDEHLRGTYAEPDSFADTVLSAYDAGEYIDRLECRIADDHDGDGEGRWLEYQSKPIRSGRYAGGRIELYYDITDRKQSEDALHERQEAFQSLVDAVEEYAIFRLAPDGRVISWNEGAKRIKGYDREEIVGEHFSTFYTDEDRAANVPERNLAVATEHGSVEDEGWRLRKDGTRFWANVTITSIRDDDGTNRGYLKVTRDMTDRRKRERELETELQRILGRISDAFYAVDDEFRFTHVNERAAELLQHSEAELLGETLWDVFPSAAAVDEVWEAFHTALETQEPTSYELYYDTLNFRVEANLYPSETGISVYFRDVTERRERERELERTERRFEAIFEDPNILVGLLEPDGTVLDINGTAMEYIDADLAAVTGEPFWETPWWGEGEEIRADVREWIERAAAGEYVDFEADLVQPDGEQYTVNGVFRPVTDDDGEVVSIVVSDRDITERKKRERELEESEQRYRTIAEYFPNGLVTLFDHDLEYTLAAGQGFDRIPVEPADLEGRAFDDVWPDETADELRPAFQAALNGEQRSVELEYADHEWVLHAVPVADSRGDVFAGVTMAQDITQRKANRRKLEETIAQLEESNERLEQFAYAASHDLQEPLRMVSSYLQLLEKRYGDDLGPEAEEFLDYAVDGAERMREMIDALLEYSRVETRGDPLEPVALDAVLGDVIEDLQLQIQETNAEITTDELPRVEGDANQLRRVLQNLLSNALEYSGDGPPRVHVTADRRDGKYVISVDDEGIGIDPANQDSVFEVFQRLHSRGEYDGTGIGLALCERIVERHGGEIWVDSELGAGSTFSFTLSPADSDE, from the coding sequence ATGAGTACACGATCGAACGCCACCGGCGAGGTGTTCTGGGGGGATACCGATGACGAGGTGGCGCTCGAACGCTATCGGACGCTCGTCGAGACGATCGACGACGGCATCTTTCAACTGGGCCCCGACGGAACCTTCGTCGCGCTCAACGAGAAAATCGCCGAGATGACGGGCTATTCCCGAAGCGAACTCCGCGACGAACACGTCTCTCTCCTTCTCGAGGCCGCCGACGTCGAGTCGATCGAACGGGAACTCCGCGAGTATCTCTCGGCCGAGATCGACGAGATCCCGACCTTCGAATTCGCCGTTCGAACCGCCGACGGGGAGACGATCCCCTGCGAACTGCGGCTCTCTACACTCACCGACGGCGACGAGTTTCGGGGAACAATCGGCGTCGCGCGAGCCCGGACCGAGACGACGCAACCGACCACGCTCGAGTCGGTGCGGCCGTCCTACGAGTCGATCGCCGACGTGCTCGACGAGGCGAACATCGGCGTCATCGTCCTCGGCGAGCGCCTCGACATCAGGTGGATCGACGAGACGATCGAGGAGTACCTCGGGCTCGACCGTGAGACGGTCGTCGGACGGAACAAGCGGGCGGTGATCGACGAGCACCTTCGGGGGACGTACGCCGAACCGGACTCGTTCGCCGACACGGTCCTGTCGGCGTACGATGCCGGCGAGTACATCGATCGCCTCGAGTGTCGCATCGCCGACGACCACGACGGAGACGGCGAGGGGCGGTGGCTCGAGTATCAGAGCAAACCGATCAGATCGGGACGCTACGCCGGCGGTCGGATCGAACTCTACTACGATATCACCGACCGAAAGCAGTCGGAAGACGCCTTACACGAGAGACAGGAGGCGTTCCAGTCGCTGGTCGACGCCGTCGAAGAGTACGCCATCTTCCGGCTGGCCCCCGACGGGCGCGTCATCAGCTGGAACGAGGGTGCGAAGCGAATCAAGGGCTACGACCGCGAGGAGATCGTCGGCGAGCACTTCTCGACGTTCTACACCGACGAGGACCGAGCGGCGAACGTTCCCGAGCGAAACCTCGCGGTCGCGACCGAGCACGGTTCGGTCGAGGACGAGGGGTGGCGACTCCGGAAGGACGGGACCCGGTTCTGGGCGAACGTCACCATCACGTCGATCCGCGACGACGACGGCACGAACCGCGGCTATCTGAAGGTAACTCGCGATATGACCGACCGGCGCAAGCGCGAACGGGAACTCGAGACCGAACTCCAGCGCATCCTCGGGCGGATCTCCGACGCGTTCTACGCGGTCGACGACGAGTTCCGGTTCACGCACGTCAACGAGCGCGCCGCGGAACTCCTCCAGCACTCCGAGGCGGAACTGCTCGGAGAGACGCTTTGGGACGTGTTCCCCTCCGCAGCAGCAGTCGACGAGGTCTGGGAGGCCTTCCACACGGCCCTGGAAACTCAGGAACCGACCAGCTACGAACTGTACTACGACACGCTCAACTTCCGGGTCGAGGCGAACCTCTATCCCTCCGAGACCGGCATCTCGGTGTACTTTCGGGACGTGACCGAGCGCCGAGAGCGCGAACGGGAACTCGAGCGGACCGAGCGGCGGTTCGAGGCGATCTTCGAGGACCCGAACATCCTCGTCGGCCTGCTCGAGCCCGACGGGACGGTCCTCGACATCAACGGGACGGCGATGGAGTACATCGACGCCGACCTCGCGGCGGTGACCGGCGAGCCGTTCTGGGAGACGCCGTGGTGGGGTGAGGGCGAGGAGATCCGCGCCGATGTCAGGGAGTGGATCGAGCGCGCGGCGGCCGGCGAGTACGTCGACTTCGAAGCCGATCTCGTCCAGCCGGACGGCGAACAGTACACGGTCAACGGCGTCTTCAGGCCGGTCACGGACGACGACGGCGAGGTGGTCTCGATCGTCGTCTCGGATCGCGACATCACCGAGCGCAAGAAACGCGAGCGCGAACTCGAGGAGTCCGAACAGCGATACCGGACCATCGCGGAGTACTTCCCGAACGGGCTCGTCACGTTGTTCGACCACGACCTCGAGTACACGCTGGCGGCCGGCCAGGGCTTCGACCGGATCCCGGTCGAGCCCGCCGACCTCGAGGGACGTGCGTTCGACGATGTCTGGCCCGACGAGACCGCCGACGAGCTCCGGCCAGCCTTCCAGGCTGCGTTGAACGGGGAGCAACGCTCGGTCGAACTCGAGTACGCCGACCACGAGTGGGTCCTCCACGCCGTCCCCGTCGCCGACAGCCGGGGCGACGTCTTCGCCGGCGTGACGATGGCGCAGGACATCACCCAGCGCAAAGCGAACCGGCGCAAACTCGAGGAGACGATCGCCCAACTCGAGGAGTCTAACGAACGGCTCGAACAGTTCGCCTACGCGGCCTCCCACGACCTGCAGGAGCCGCTCCGGATGGTCTCGAGCTACCTCCAGTTGCTCGAGAAGCGCTACGGCGACGACCTCGGGCCCGAGGCAGAGGAGTTCCTCGACTACGCCGTCGACGGGGCCGAGCGGATGCGCGAGATGATCGACGCCCTCCTCGAGTACTCCCGGGTCGAAACCCGAGGCGATCCGCTCGAGCCGGTCGCCCTCGACGCCGTCCTCGGGGACGTAATCGAGGACCTGCAGCTCCAGATTCAGGAGACGAACGCCGAGATCACGACCGACGAGCTTCCGCGCGTCGAAGGGGACGCCAATCAGCTCCGGCGGGTCCTGCAGAACCTGTTGAGCAACGCGCTCGAGTACAGCGGCGACGGGCCCCCGCGCGTCCATGTCACCGCCGACCGCCGCGACGGCAAGTACGTGATCTCGGTCGACGACGAGGGGATCGGCATCGACCCAGCGAATCAGGACAGCGTCTTCGAGGTGTTCCAGCGCCTCCACAGCCGCGGCGAGTACGACGGCACCGGCATCGGCCTCGCGCTCTGTGAACGCATCGTCGAACGCCACGGCGGCGAGATCTGGGTCGACTCCGAACTCGGTGCGGGATCGACGTTCTCGTTTACGCTTTCCCCTGCCGATTCCGACGAGTGA
- a CDS encoding iron-containing alcohol dehydrogenase family protein, with product MTRSRTEERDAAFRFEYLPPTIRFGQNCVDDLERELERRELERALIVCGSTVGDTPGVIDPVREGLGDRLAGVFDETTPKKRLATAVDGREALEDADADVLVTLGGGSSLDVATVISVLAAGDRSHEDVAAEFADRGTISVPDEGLLPIVTIPTTLAGADLSMVAGVTAAPDSSPVDAELGGGISDPGLMPAAAFYDPDLVATTPESILAGSAMNGFDKGVETLYAANATPITDATARHGIENLADGFRAFGDGDRDTETFETILEGLVLVQYGMSRPGETTVSIVHAFGHGLTRTGDLQQGIAHAIVVPHVLEYLFEADGVDARAGTLASALGVGEAADRPAAVVEAVAEIRDALGLPSRLRDVDGPERSEFTAVAQAVLDDAFMANAPPGLDPTVAELEGVLEAAW from the coding sequence ATGACACGATCCCGCACGGAAGAGCGCGACGCCGCGTTCCGGTTCGAGTATCTTCCTCCGACGATCCGATTCGGTCAGAACTGCGTCGACGATCTCGAGCGGGAACTCGAGCGCCGGGAGCTCGAGCGCGCGCTGATCGTCTGCGGGTCGACCGTGGGGGACACGCCCGGCGTGATCGATCCGGTCAGAGAGGGACTTGGCGACCGACTGGCCGGCGTCTTCGACGAGACGACGCCGAAAAAACGGCTCGCGACGGCGGTCGATGGCCGGGAGGCGCTCGAGGACGCCGACGCCGACGTTCTCGTGACTCTCGGCGGCGGCAGCAGCCTCGACGTCGCGACCGTGATCAGCGTCCTCGCGGCGGGCGACCGCTCCCACGAGGACGTGGCTGCGGAGTTCGCCGACCGCGGCACGATTTCGGTCCCCGACGAGGGCCTGCTACCGATCGTGACGATCCCCACCACGCTGGCCGGGGCCGACCTCTCGATGGTCGCGGGCGTCACCGCCGCACCCGACTCGAGCCCGGTCGACGCGGAACTCGGGGGCGGGATCTCCGATCCGGGGCTGATGCCCGCGGCCGCGTTCTACGATCCGGATCTGGTCGCGACCACGCCCGAGTCGATCCTCGCGGGGTCGGCGATGAACGGCTTCGACAAGGGCGTCGAGACGCTCTACGCGGCCAACGCGACGCCGATCACCGACGCGACGGCCCGCCACGGCATCGAGAACCTCGCGGACGGCTTCCGCGCGTTCGGCGACGGGGACCGCGACACCGAGACGTTCGAGACGATCCTCGAGGGGCTCGTCCTCGTCCAGTACGGGATGTCTCGACCCGGCGAGACGACGGTGTCGATCGTCCACGCCTTCGGCCACGGGCTGACGCGGACCGGAGACCTCCAACAGGGGATCGCCCACGCCATCGTCGTCCCTCACGTGCTCGAGTACCTGTTCGAAGCGGATGGGGTGGACGCTCGCGCGGGGACGCTCGCGTCCGCGCTCGGCGTCGGCGAGGCCGCGGACCGGCCGGCCGCGGTCGTCGAAGCCGTCGCGGAGATCCGGGACGCGCTCGGGCTCCCCTCGCGGCTCCGAGACGTCGACGGCCCCGAGCGAAGCGAGTTCACCGCCGTCGCGCAGGCGGTCCTCGACGACGCGTTCATGGCCAACGCGCCGCCGGGGCTTGACCCGACCGTCGCGGAACTCGAGGGCGTGCTCGAGGCGGCGTGGTGA
- the fdhF gene encoding formate dehydrogenase subunit alpha, translating to MSSDQQEPVKTICPYCGVGCGIKVQQGEEPGDVRFMPWGDAPVNEGRICIKGGAATEVVDHEDRLTEPQIREDGEFREATWEEAYEYVVGELERIREAYGPDAMGFFGSSKTMNEENYLLQKLARRYGTNNVDNCTRMCHASTVWALRTSLGAGAMTNSMRDLREEADLFWIQGANPGEQHPIANSQYFRQAVLEGATVVQVDPHANKTTRSFQIDDTERHQHLQLNPGTDIPLLNIVLKTILEHHEENPEDGWVDEEFVAERTEGFEDLKETLEDFDTEAAAEECGVALEAIELAAEKYATADNAAIFTGMGMSQHACGVDNVQNEINLALITGNLGRPGTGVNPLRGQNNVQGTCDVGAMPNVLPGYQLVDDDEARESVEEVWGFEIPDEPGLTNVEISYEAGDSIKGLYVMGENPVMSEPDANSVAERLAELEFVVVQDIFPTETAEFADVLLPATTWAERGGTVTNTDRRVQRMRGVEKVHENTKHDLEIVSEVGRRLFDSGFDFDDPEDVFEELRQVCPSYHGMTYDLLGEEGLHWPCYEPGDEGDPFLYEESFDTESGLGHIEGVEHQPPAETPDDEYPLILTTARLEEHYNTGTMSTRSPTLNRQHPENFVDVHPADAERYGIEDGETVRLRSRRGEITLEAHVTEDTKEGVVWTTPHFAAASANRLTNHVLDERAKIPEYKAAAAEIDVGIEPADASADD from the coding sequence ATGTCAAGTGACCAGCAAGAGCCAGTCAAGACGATCTGTCCGTACTGCGGCGTCGGCTGCGGCATCAAGGTACAGCAGGGCGAGGAACCGGGCGATGTCCGATTCATGCCGTGGGGCGACGCGCCGGTCAACGAGGGCCGCATCTGCATCAAAGGCGGCGCGGCGACGGAGGTCGTCGACCACGAGGACCGGCTCACCGAGCCCCAGATCAGGGAGGACGGTGAGTTCCGCGAGGCCACCTGGGAGGAGGCCTACGAGTACGTCGTCGGCGAACTAGAGCGCATCCGCGAGGCGTACGGCCCGGACGCGATGGGCTTTTTCGGCTCTTCGAAGACGATGAACGAGGAGAACTACCTCCTCCAGAAGCTGGCCCGCCGGTACGGCACCAACAACGTCGACAACTGCACGCGGATGTGCCACGCCTCGACCGTCTGGGCGCTGCGGACCAGCCTCGGTGCGGGGGCGATGACCAACAGCATGCGCGACCTCCGCGAGGAGGCCGACCTCTTCTGGATCCAGGGGGCGAATCCGGGCGAACAGCACCCGATCGCCAACAGCCAGTACTTCCGGCAGGCCGTCCTCGAGGGCGCGACCGTCGTTCAGGTCGACCCGCATGCGAACAAGACGACCCGGTCGTTCCAGATCGACGACACCGAGCGCCACCAGCACCTCCAGTTGAACCCCGGGACCGACATCCCGCTGCTCAATATCGTCCTGAAGACGATTCTCGAGCACCACGAGGAGAACCCCGAAGACGGCTGGGTCGACGAAGAGTTCGTCGCGGAACGCACCGAGGGCTTCGAGGACCTGAAGGAGACGCTCGAGGACTTCGATACGGAAGCGGCGGCCGAGGAGTGTGGCGTCGCGCTCGAGGCGATCGAGTTGGCCGCCGAAAAGTACGCCACGGCGGACAACGCCGCCATCTTCACCGGGATGGGAATGAGCCAGCACGCCTGCGGCGTCGACAACGTGCAAAACGAGATCAATCTGGCGCTGATCACGGGCAACCTCGGGCGGCCCGGAACCGGGGTCAACCCGCTGCGCGGGCAGAACAACGTTCAGGGGACCTGTGACGTCGGCGCGATGCCGAACGTCCTGCCGGGCTACCAGCTGGTCGACGACGACGAGGCCCGCGAATCGGTCGAGGAGGTCTGGGGCTTCGAAATCCCCGACGAGCCGGGCCTGACGAACGTCGAGATCTCCTACGAGGCCGGCGACTCGATCAAGGGGCTGTACGTCATGGGCGAGAACCCCGTGATGAGCGAACCCGACGCCAACAGCGTCGCCGAGCGGCTCGCGGAGTTAGAGTTCGTGGTCGTGCAGGATATCTTCCCGACCGAGACCGCCGAGTTCGCCGACGTGCTCTTGCCGGCGACGACCTGGGCCGAGCGCGGGGGCACCGTCACCAACACCGACCGGCGCGTCCAGCGCATGCGCGGCGTCGAGAAAGTCCACGAGAACACGAAACACGACCTCGAGATCGTGAGCGAGGTCGGGCGGCGGCTGTTCGATTCGGGTTTCGACTTCGACGATCCCGAAGACGTCTTCGAGGAGCTCCGGCAGGTCTGTCCGAGCTACCACGGGATGACCTACGACCTGCTGGGCGAGGAGGGGCTCCACTGGCCCTGCTACGAGCCCGGCGACGAGGGCGACCCCTTCCTCTACGAGGAGTCGTTCGACACCGAGAGCGGGCTGGGCCACATCGAGGGCGTCGAACACCAGCCGCCGGCCGAGACGCCCGATGACGAGTATCCGCTGATCCTCACCACCGCGCGGCTCGAGGAGCACTACAACACCGGAACGATGAGCACGCGGTCGCCGACGCTCAACCGCCAGCACCCGGAGAACTTCGTCGATGTCCACCCCGCCGACGCCGAGCGCTACGGCATCGAAGACGGCGAGACGGTCCGGCTGCGCTCGCGGCGCGGCGAGATCACGCTCGAGGCCCACGTCACCGAGGACACCAAGGAGGGCGTCGTCTGGACGACGCCGCACTTCGCGGCCGCCTCGGCCAACCGACTCACGAACCACGTCCTCGACGAGCGAGCGAAGATCCCCGAGTACAAGGCCGCCGCCGCGGAGATCGACGTCGGGATCGAACCCGCCGACGCGAGCGCTGACGACTGA
- a CDS encoding molybdenum cofactor guanylyltransferase, which yields MSPDPDRNERTGLIVAGGHSTRFGEVDKAVADLGGTPMIRRVVDRLEPVVDAFVINCREEQVPAIREALAGGPDASFAVDPVPDRGPMAGIMTGLRATETPYAAVVACDMPFVDPALVAHLFERAAGREAAVAQLEDGWFQTTQAVYRAEPMIEACERAIARDERRVVDPLLELDYAVVDEDEVREYAPLETFENVNTREEFAAAEARLEGE from the coding sequence ATGTCACCCGATCCCGACCGGAACGAGCGCACGGGGCTCATCGTCGCCGGCGGGCACTCGACTCGTTTCGGCGAGGTCGACAAGGCCGTCGCCGACCTCGGCGGCACGCCGATGATCCGCCGCGTCGTCGACCGGCTCGAGCCCGTCGTCGACGCGTTCGTGATCAACTGCCGCGAGGAGCAGGTGCCGGCGATCCGCGAGGCACTCGCGGGCGGTCCCGACGCCTCGTTCGCGGTCGATCCGGTCCCCGACCGCGGCCCGATGGCCGGGATCATGACGGGACTGCGCGCGACTGAGACGCCCTACGCCGCCGTCGTCGCCTGCGATATGCCGTTCGTCGACCCGGCGCTCGTCGCCCACCTCTTCGAGCGGGCTGCCGGCCGCGAGGCCGCGGTGGCGCAACTCGAGGACGGGTGGTTCCAGACGACGCAGGCGGTCTACCGCGCCGAACCGATGATCGAAGCCTGCGAGCGCGCCATCGCGCGCGACGAGCGGCGGGTCGTCGATCCCCTGCTCGAGCTCGACTACGCCGTCGTCGACGAGGACGAGGTCCGCGAATACGCCCCACTCGAGACCTTCGAGAACGTCAACACCCGCGAGGAGTTCGCGGCGGCCGAAGCCCGTCTCGAGGGCGAGTGA
- a CDS encoding 3-keto-5-aminohexanoate cleavage protein, with translation MTYQDFLAGEPVIVTAALTGGVQGKETTPHLPETPEEIGKAAAKAEAAGASVVHVHARQPNGERTFATERFQEIDDAIRRYADDVIIQHSTGGTGAPDADRHLPLRTDPAPEMASLDMGPLNRYDHLTSENTRGLVDSLHAEMVDRGIKPELEVFNDGHLNETHGLLERRDLTEPVYATLIFGPGTLTPPRPRNFLNAIDNLPEGALFNTLGFGRHQLPFATMGLLFGGHVRVGLEDNVYYRQGELAESNAQLVERVVRVADELGREVADPAQAREILGL, from the coding sequence GTGACCTACCAGGACTTCCTCGCCGGCGAGCCGGTCATCGTCACGGCGGCGCTGACCGGCGGCGTGCAGGGCAAGGAAACGACGCCACACCTCCCGGAGACCCCCGAGGAGATCGGCAAAGCGGCGGCGAAAGCGGAGGCCGCCGGCGCGTCGGTCGTTCACGTCCACGCGCGCCAGCCCAACGGCGAGCGCACGTTCGCGACCGAGCGCTTCCAGGAGATCGACGACGCGATCCGCCGCTACGCCGACGACGTGATCATCCAGCACTCGACCGGCGGGACGGGCGCGCCCGATGCGGATCGCCACCTCCCGCTGCGGACCGATCCCGCGCCGGAGATGGCCTCACTCGACATGGGACCGCTGAACCGCTACGACCACCTCACCAGCGAGAACACCCGCGGGCTGGTCGACTCGCTCCACGCGGAGATGGTCGACCGCGGTATCAAGCCCGAACTCGAGGTGTTCAACGACGGGCATCTGAACGAGACCCACGGGCTGCTCGAGCGCCGCGACCTCACCGAGCCCGTCTACGCGACGCTGATCTTCGGCCCCGGTACGCTGACCCCGCCGCGGCCGCGGAACTTCCTGAACGCGATCGACAACCTGCCCGAGGGGGCGCTGTTCAACACGCTCGGCTTTGGCCGCCACCAGCTGCCGTTCGCGACGATGGGACTGCTCTTCGGCGGCCACGTCCGGGTGGGACTCGAGGACAACGTCTACTACCGGCAGGGGGAACTCGCCGAAAGCAACGCGCAACTCGTCGAGCGCGTCGTCCGCGTCGCCGATGAACTCGGCCGCGAGGTCGCGGACCCGGCGCAGGCGCGGGAGATACTCGGGCTGTGA
- a CDS encoding ring-cleaving dioxygenase, with product MSPDTPGLHHVTAIAGDPQDNADFYVGTLGLRLVKRTVNHDDTGTYHFYFGDGEGTPGTNITFFPWTDRGRDGRFGAGQTKTTAYAIPTDSVDYWRGRLESGGIDVEAATRFDETVLRFSDPDGIELELVATEAETAGTPWEDSSVPAKHQLRGFYAVTLAVDGFGPTETILTDVLGYELESEADGRRRYRSATGGPGSIVDLVETDPGRGQMGVGTVHHVAFAAESVEEQARWRKAFADAGLSPSEVIDRKYFQSIYVREPGGVLFEMATTGPGFTEDEALDELGERLTLPEWLEDEREQIEAQLPDFDGPTVGSDGD from the coding sequence ATGTCACCGGACACGCCCGGACTTCACCACGTGACGGCGATCGCCGGCGACCCGCAGGACAACGCCGACTTTTACGTCGGCACGCTCGGCCTGCGGTTGGTCAAGCGGACCGTCAATCACGACGACACCGGCACCTACCACTTCTACTTCGGCGACGGGGAAGGTACCCCCGGCACGAACATCACGTTCTTCCCGTGGACCGATCGGGGCCGAGACGGGCGGTTCGGAGCCGGCCAGACGAAGACGACCGCCTACGCGATCCCCACCGACTCGGTCGACTACTGGCGCGGCCGCCTCGAGTCCGGGGGCATCGATGTCGAGGCGGCAACCCGATTCGACGAGACCGTCCTCCGGTTTTCGGATCCGGACGGGATCGAACTCGAACTGGTAGCGACCGAGGCAGAAACCGCTGGCACTCCCTGGGAGGATAGTTCGGTCCCTGCCAAACACCAGCTTCGCGGCTTCTATGCCGTGACCCTGGCAGTCGACGGCTTCGGTCCGACCGAGACGATTCTGACCGACGTGCTCGGCTACGAACTCGAGAGCGAGGCCGACGGTCGTCGTCGCTACCGCAGCGCGACCGGCGGTCCCGGCTCGATCGTCGACCTGGTCGAGACCGACCCCGGTCGCGGGCAGATGGGCGTCGGCACGGTCCATCACGTCGCGTTCGCGGCCGAGAGCGTCGAAGAGCAAGCGCGCTGGCGAAAGGCCTTCGCCGACGCGGGGCTGTCGCCCTCGGAGGTGATCGACCGGAAGTACTTCCAGTCGATCTACGTCCGTGAGCCGGGCGGCGTCCTCTTCGAGATGGCGACGACGGGCCCCGGTTTCACCGAAGACGAGGCCCTCGACGAACTGGGCGAGCGGCTGACCCTGCCCGAGTGGCTCGAGGACGAGCGCGAACAGATCGAAGCGCAGTTGCCCGACTTCGACGGGCCGACCGTCGGCTCGGACGGGGACTGA